Proteins from one Geobacter sp. genomic window:
- the rpoC gene encoding DNA-directed RNA polymerase subunit beta', whose amino-acid sequence MEDLFNFFDKPKDPLHFSAIRISISSPEKIRERSFGEVKKPETINYRTFKPERDGLFCAKIFGPTKDYECNCGKYKRMKHRGIVCEKCGVEVIPSKVRRERLGHIDLATPVAHIWFLKSLPSRIGNLLDMTLKDLERVLYFEAYVIIDPGATSLSFGEVLTEDQFQKSVEELGNGFIAGMGAAAIRDCLKALDLEGLADMLRTEMQEANSEAKRKKVAKRLKVVEAFKVSGNRPEWMILECIPVLPPELRPLVPLDGGRFATSDLNDLYRRVINRNNRLKRLMELQAPEVIIRNEKRMLQEAVDALFDNGRRGRAIAGPNKRPLKSLSDMLKGKSGRFRQNLLGKRVDYSGRSVIVVGPELKLHQCGLPKKMALELFKPFIYNKLEERGFVTTIKSAKKMVEKERPEVWDVLEEVIKEHPVLLNRAPTLHRLGIQAFEPVLIEGKAIQLHPLVCTAFNADFDGDQMAVHLPLSIESQVEARVLMMSTNNILSPAHGKPIIVPSQDMVLGTYHMTRDREFERVLDENGKPMADKKTGNQLWQRVKGFGKILASPEEVRIAFDAGEVDLQAPIEVRMKNIRGSEDAPERIKTTVGRVLLREILPEAVPFSAINKTMSKKELTNLVDICYRLAGNKETVILADRLKEIGFRYSTLAGISICINDMQIPFGKYAIIDRATEEVKEIQNQYTEGLITDGERYNKVIDIWAKATEDIAKEMLDNISKETVFSPDDGKELKVPSFNAIHMMADSGARGSAQQIRQLAGMRGLMAKPSGEIIETPITANFREGLTVLQYFISTHGARKGLADTALKTANSGYLTRRLVDVAQDAIITETDCGTIDGLMVSALTEGGEIIEHIGDRILGRVALEDILDPVTGEVLVAADTEIDETLVKKIEDAGLERVKIRSVLTCQSRRGICAMCYGRDLARGHLVNMGEAVGVIAAQSIGEPGTQLTMRTFHIGGAASRRAEQTSLEARNEGRVKYININFVTNYEGDVANYIVMNRNGELAIVDETGRERERYAIVYGAKIKAKQDELVKPGQTLAEWDPYTMPILTEVGGKVKFGDIVEGITMEEQVDEVTGLSRKVIIESRDPDKRPRISLKDESGKTTKIGESLMGRYFLPVGANISVQDESIVNAGDVIAKIPRETTKTKDITGGLPRVAELFEARKPKDYAVISEIDGVVSFGKDAKGKRKVIVRPEIGEEKEYLIPKGKHISVHEGDHVRAGEALMDGSSNPHDILRVLGIKELARYLVDEVQEVYRLQGVKINDKHIETIVRQMLRRVRIKDSGDTIMLVDDQLERYVFEDENERVLTKGGRPATAEPLLLGITKASLSTESFISAASFQETTKVLTQAAIEGKVDSLRGLKENVIMGRLIPAGTGLTRYRHLKLQMEEAHGLPEVPVELLPPEEEPIIDEDFGDDFDE is encoded by the coding sequence TTGGAAGATCTTTTCAATTTTTTCGATAAGCCCAAGGACCCGCTCCACTTTTCCGCCATCAGGATATCCATCTCCTCACCGGAAAAGATCCGCGAGCGCTCCTTTGGTGAAGTAAAGAAGCCTGAGACCATCAACTACCGTACCTTCAAGCCCGAACGCGACGGCCTCTTCTGTGCCAAGATCTTCGGCCCGACCAAGGACTACGAGTGCAACTGCGGCAAGTACAAGCGGATGAAGCACCGCGGGATCGTCTGCGAGAAGTGCGGCGTCGAGGTCATTCCCTCCAAGGTGCGCCGAGAACGTCTCGGGCACATCGATCTGGCCACGCCGGTTGCCCATATCTGGTTCCTCAAGTCGCTTCCGTCCAGGATCGGCAACCTGCTCGACATGACCCTGAAGGATCTGGAGCGGGTCCTCTATTTCGAGGCCTACGTCATCATCGATCCGGGCGCCACTTCCCTCTCCTTTGGCGAGGTGCTTACCGAGGACCAGTTCCAGAAGTCGGTTGAGGAGCTTGGCAACGGTTTCATCGCCGGCATGGGGGCTGCTGCCATCCGCGACTGCCTCAAGGCACTCGATCTGGAGGGGCTGGCAGATATGCTCAGGACCGAGATGCAGGAAGCCAACAGCGAGGCGAAGCGAAAGAAGGTTGCCAAACGGCTCAAGGTCGTGGAGGCCTTCAAGGTTTCGGGCAACCGTCCGGAATGGATGATCCTCGAATGTATCCCGGTCCTGCCGCCGGAACTCCGGCCGCTGGTTCCGCTTGATGGTGGCCGTTTTGCCACTTCGGACCTGAACGATCTCTATCGCCGGGTCATCAACCGGAACAACCGTCTCAAGCGCCTCATGGAGCTGCAGGCTCCCGAGGTGATCATCCGCAACGAGAAGCGTATGCTGCAGGAAGCTGTTGATGCCCTGTTTGACAACGGACGCCGCGGCCGTGCCATTGCCGGGCCCAACAAGCGGCCGCTCAAGTCGCTTTCCGACATGCTGAAAGGGAAATCGGGCCGTTTCCGCCAGAACCTGCTCGGCAAGCGGGTCGACTATTCGGGCCGTTCGGTCATCGTCGTCGGCCCCGAGCTGAAGCTCCACCAGTGCGGTCTCCCCAAGAAGATGGCGCTGGAGCTCTTCAAGCCGTTCATCTACAACAAGCTCGAAGAACGCGGGTTTGTCACGACGATCAAAAGTGCCAAGAAAATGGTGGAAAAGGAACGTCCCGAGGTGTGGGACGTGCTGGAAGAGGTCATCAAGGAGCACCCGGTCCTTCTCAACCGTGCTCCGACCCTGCACCGTCTCGGTATCCAGGCCTTTGAACCGGTACTGATCGAAGGGAAGGCCATCCAGCTTCATCCGCTGGTCTGTACGGCATTCAACGCCGACTTCGACGGCGACCAGATGGCCGTGCACCTGCCACTCTCCATCGAGAGCCAGGTCGAGGCGCGCGTTCTGATGATGTCCACCAATAACATCCTCTCCCCGGCCCATGGCAAGCCGATCATCGTTCCTTCGCAGGACATGGTTCTCGGTACGTACCATATGACCAGGGACCGCGAGTTCGAGCGGGTTCTTGACGAGAATGGCAAGCCGATGGCGGACAAGAAAACCGGCAACCAGCTCTGGCAGCGGGTGAAAGGGTTCGGCAAGATATTGGCGTCACCCGAAGAGGTCAGGATCGCCTTCGACGCCGGTGAGGTCGACCTCCAGGCCCCCATCGAAGTACGCATGAAAAACATCCGTGGCAGTGAAGATGCCCCTGAGCGGATCAAGACCACTGTCGGCCGTGTTCTCCTGCGCGAGATCCTTCCCGAAGCGGTTCCGTTCAGCGCTATCAACAAGACCATGTCCAAGAAGGAGCTCACCAACCTGGTCGACATCTGCTACCGACTGGCGGGCAACAAGGAAACCGTCATCCTGGCCGACCGGCTCAAGGAGATCGGTTTCCGCTATTCCACCCTGGCCGGTATCTCCATCTGCATCAACGACATGCAGATCCCCTTTGGGAAATATGCGATCATCGACCGTGCCACCGAAGAGGTAAAAGAGATCCAGAACCAGTACACCGAAGGTCTCATCACCGACGGCGAGCGCTACAACAAGGTCATCGACATCTGGGCCAAGGCTACCGAGGATATTGCCAAGGAGATGTTGGACAACATCTCCAAGGAGACGGTATTCTCCCCTGACGACGGCAAGGAACTCAAGGTTCCCTCCTTCAACGCCATTCATATGATGGCCGACTCCGGTGCCCGAGGTTCCGCCCAGCAGATCCGCCAGCTGGCCGGGATGAGGGGCTTGATGGCCAAGCCTTCCGGCGAGATCATCGAGACTCCGATTACGGCGAACTTCCGCGAAGGTCTCACGGTTCTCCAGTACTTCATCTCGACCCACGGTGCCCGTAAAGGTCTGGCCGATACGGCTCTCAAGACCGCCAACTCCGGTTATCTCACCCGTCGACTGGTCGACGTTGCGCAGGACGCCATCATCACCGAGACCGACTGCGGCACCATCGACGGCCTGATGGTTTCGGCACTCACGGAAGGTGGCGAGATCATTGAGCATATCGGTGATCGCATCCTCGGCCGCGTGGCCCTGGAAGACATCCTTGACCCGGTGACCGGCGAGGTTCTGGTTGCTGCCGACACGGAAATTGACGAAACCCTCGTCAAGAAGATCGAGGATGCCGGACTCGAACGGGTCAAGATCCGCTCGGTTCTTACCTGCCAGAGCCGGCGCGGCATCTGTGCCATGTGCTACGGCCGCGACCTGGCACGCGGCCATCTGGTCAACATGGGCGAGGCTGTCGGCGTCATTGCGGCACAGTCCATCGGCGAGCCGGGAACACAGCTCACTATGCGTACCTTCCACATCGGTGGTGCCGCATCCCGTCGTGCTGAGCAGACCTCCCTCGAAGCGCGCAACGAGGGTCGCGTCAAGTACATCAACATCAACTTTGTCACCAACTACGAGGGTGATGTCGCCAATTACATCGTCATGAACCGGAACGGCGAGCTGGCGATCGTGGATGAGACCGGTCGGGAACGCGAACGCTATGCCATCGTCTACGGTGCCAAGATCAAGGCCAAGCAGGATGAACTGGTCAAACCGGGCCAGACCCTGGCCGAGTGGGACCCCTACACCATGCCGATCCTCACCGAGGTCGGTGGCAAGGTCAAGTTTGGCGACATCGTCGAAGGGATCACCATGGAGGAGCAGGTGGACGAAGTCACCGGTCTCTCCCGCAAGGTCATCATCGAGTCGCGTGACCCGGACAAGCGTCCCCGCATCTCACTGAAGGACGAGTCGGGCAAGACAACGAAGATTGGCGAGAGCCTGATGGGCCGCTATTTCCTGCCCGTCGGGGCAAACATCTCCGTTCAGGACGAGTCGATCGTCAATGCCGGTGACGTCATCGCGAAGATCCCCCGCGAGACCACGAAGACAAAGGATATCACCGGTGGTCTGCCACGTGTTGCCGAACTGTTCGAGGCTCGCAAGCCCAAGGACTATGCCGTCATCTCCGAGATCGACGGTGTCGTCTCCTTCGGCAAGGATGCCAAAGGGAAGCGGAAGGTCATTGTCCGCCCCGAGATCGGCGAAGAGAAGGAATATCTCATCCCGAAAGGGAAGCATATCAGTGTTCACGAAGGGGACCATGTGAGGGCTGGCGAGGCTCTCATGGACGGCTCCTCCAACCCCCACGACATTCTGCGGGTGCTTGGCATCAAGGAACTCGCCCGGTACCTGGTCGACGAAGTCCAGGAGGTCTACCGGCTCCAGGGTGTCAAGATCAACGACAAGCATATCGAGACCATTGTCAGGCAGATGCTGCGCCGGGTAAGGATCAAGGATTCCGGCGATACGATCATGCTGGTGGACGATCAGCTCGAACGGTATGTCTTTGAGGACGAGAACGAGCGGGTTCTCACCAAGGGTGGCCGTCCGGCTACGGCCGAGCCGCTGCTCCTCGGTATTACCAAGGCCTCGTTGTCGACCGAATCGTTCATCTCGGCGGCATCATTCCAGGAGACCACCAAGGTCCTGACCCAGGCGGCAATCGAAGGAAAGGTCGACAGCCTGCGCGGACTCAAGGAAAACGTCATCATGGGTCGCCTGATCCCTGCCGGAACAGGGTTGACCCGGTATCGCCACCTCAAACTGCAGATGGAGGAGGCACATGGTCTGCCTGAGGTTCCCGTGGAACTGCTGCCTCCGGAGGAAGAGCCGATCATCGATGAAGATTTCGGTGACGACTTTGACGAATAG
- a CDS encoding 30S ribosomal protein S12 codes for MPTINQLIRIGRQSKKDKSTAPALKCCPQKRGVCTRVYTTTPKKPNSALRKVARVRLTNGIEVTSYIPGVGHNLQEHSVVLIRGGRVKDLPGVRYHIVRGTLDSVGVKDRKKSRSKYGAKRPK; via the coding sequence ATGCCGACGATTAATCAGCTTATTCGAATTGGAAGGCAGAGCAAAAAGGACAAATCGACTGCTCCGGCGCTGAAGTGTTGCCCGCAGAAGCGTGGGGTTTGTACCAGGGTCTATACGACAACGCCCAAAAAGCCGAACTCCGCTCTGCGTAAGGTTGCCAGGGTGAGGCTTACTAATGGCATCGAGGTGACGTCGTATATTCCGGGTGTCGGGCACAACCTGCAGGAGCACTCCGTTGTTCTTATCAGGGGTGGCAGGGTGAAGGACCTTCCGGGTGTCCGTTATCATATCGTGCGTGGAACGCTTGATTCGGTCGGCGTGAAGGACCGGAAGAAGAGCCGCTCTAAGTACGGTGCGAAGCGTCCCAAGTAA
- the rpsG gene encoding 30S ribosomal protein S7, whose translation MPRRREVAKRVILPDPKYNDRTVAKFVNIIMQDGKKSTAERALYGALDLVAKRANEDALKVLKKALDNVKPTLEVKSRRVGGSTYQVPVEVRVDRRNSLAMRWLARYANARSEKTATDKLAGEILDAFNNRGAAVKKREDTHKMAEANRAFAHYRW comes from the coding sequence ATGCCTAGGAGAAGAGAAGTTGCCAAGCGGGTCATTTTGCCCGATCCAAAGTACAATGACCGGACGGTTGCCAAGTTCGTCAATATCATCATGCAGGATGGCAAGAAGAGTACTGCTGAGCGTGCGCTGTACGGCGCTCTTGATCTGGTTGCCAAGCGCGCCAACGAGGACGCGCTGAAGGTGCTGAAAAAGGCGCTCGATAACGTCAAGCCCACTCTTGAGGTCAAGTCGCGCCGGGTCGGTGGTTCGACCTATCAGGTTCCTGTTGAGGTGCGTGTGGATCGGAGAAACTCTCTGGCTATGCGTTGGTTGGCACGGTATGCCAATGCGCGTTCCGAGAAAACGGCCACCGACAAGCTGGCCGGTGAAATCCTCGATGCTTTTAATAACCGCGGAGCAGCCGTCAAGAAGCGTGAGGATACGCACAAGATGGCAGAAGCAAACCGCGCTTTCGCACACTACCGCTGGTAG
- the fusA gene encoding elongation factor G gives MARQTPLEKTRNIGIMAHIDAGKTTTTERILYYTGVSHKIGEVHDGTATMDWMEQEQERGITITSAATTCTWDDHRINIIDTPGHVDFTIEVERSLRVLDGSVAVFCSVGGVEPQSETVWRQADKYRVPRIAFINKMDRVGADFFRGVGMIRDRLKANPVPIQLPIGVEDTFKGIIDLVEMKAIVWDEESLGAKFREEAIPADLMEIAAEYREKLVEEVASNDDALMEKYLAGEELTTAEIKAAIRQATIDIKICPVACGSSFKNKGVQPLLNAVVDYLPSPLDIPAIKGIDADSEVEVERKASDAEPFAALAFKIMTDPFVGQLCFFRVYSGTLTSGSYIYNSTKGKKERIGRLLKMHANKREEIKEVYAGDIAAAVGLKYTTTGDTLCPEDSPVILESIEFPEPVIAIAIEPKTKADQDRLGTSLAKLASEDPSFRVKTDEETGQTIISGMGELHLEIIVDRLMREFKVEANVGKPQVAYRETISKKVKVEGKFVRQSGGRGQYGHVWLEVEPQEPGKGYEFVDAIKGGVVPREYIPAVDKGIQEATESGVLAGFPVVDVKVTLIDGSYHEVDSSEMAFKIAGSMGFKEGCAKASPVLLEPIMSVEVVVPEEYMGEVIGDLNSRRGRIMGMENRAGAQVVASMVPLAQMFGYATDLRSATQGRATYTMTFDHYEQVPKSVAEEIVAKVKG, from the coding sequence GTGGCACGTCAGACCCCATTGGAAAAAACTCGCAATATCGGTATCATGGCGCACATTGATGCCGGCAAGACCACAACCACCGAGCGGATACTCTATTACACCGGTGTTTCTCATAAGATTGGTGAAGTGCATGATGGTACTGCCACCATGGACTGGATGGAGCAGGAGCAGGAGCGTGGCATCACCATCACGTCGGCGGCAACAACCTGTACGTGGGATGATCACCGTATCAACATTATCGATACCCCCGGTCACGTCGATTTTACCATTGAGGTAGAGCGTTCGCTGCGCGTACTCGATGGCTCGGTAGCGGTGTTCTGTTCCGTGGGTGGCGTGGAGCCGCAATCGGAGACGGTCTGGCGCCAGGCTGACAAATATCGCGTTCCGCGTATTGCGTTTATCAATAAGATGGACCGCGTAGGTGCGGATTTTTTCCGCGGCGTCGGCATGATCAGGGATCGTCTCAAAGCGAATCCGGTGCCGATCCAGCTGCCGATCGGGGTTGAGGATACCTTCAAGGGGATCATTGATCTGGTCGAAATGAAGGCGATTGTTTGGGATGAGGAGTCTCTCGGGGCAAAGTTTCGTGAGGAGGCGATCCCAGCCGATCTTATGGAGATCGCTGCCGAGTATCGCGAAAAGCTCGTGGAAGAGGTTGCCAGCAACGACGATGCGCTGATGGAAAAGTATCTTGCCGGCGAAGAACTGACCACGGCGGAGATAAAGGCTGCCATTCGCCAGGCAACCATCGACATCAAAATCTGCCCGGTAGCCTGCGGCTCTTCTTTCAAGAACAAGGGTGTCCAGCCGCTGCTCAATGCGGTTGTCGACTATCTCCCCTCTCCGCTGGATATTCCTGCAATCAAGGGTATAGACGCCGACTCTGAAGTCGAGGTTGAGCGGAAGGCTTCTGATGCGGAGCCGTTTGCTGCGCTGGCATTCAAGATCATGACCGACCCCTTTGTCGGGCAGTTGTGCTTCTTTAGGGTCTATTCGGGCACGCTTACCTCCGGCTCCTATATCTATAACTCCACCAAGGGGAAGAAAGAGCGTATCGGTCGTCTGCTCAAGATGCACGCCAACAAGCGCGAAGAGATCAAGGAAGTCTACGCGGGAGACATCGCCGCGGCGGTTGGTCTTAAATATACAACGACAGGTGATACGCTCTGTCCCGAAGATTCACCGGTTATCCTCGAATCCATCGAGTTTCCCGAGCCGGTAATTGCCATTGCCATCGAGCCGAAAACCAAGGCTGACCAGGACAGGCTCGGAACGAGCCTTGCCAAGCTCGCCAGCGAAGACCCTTCCTTCCGCGTGAAGACTGACGAGGAGACCGGCCAGACCATTATTTCGGGGATGGGCGAGCTGCACCTGGAGATCATTGTCGATCGTCTCATGCGCGAGTTCAAGGTAGAGGCAAACGTTGGCAAGCCGCAGGTTGCCTACCGCGAAACCATCTCCAAGAAGGTCAAGGTCGAAGGCAAGTTCGTGCGCCAGTCCGGCGGTCGCGGTCAGTATGGCCATGTCTGGCTCGAAGTGGAACCGCAGGAGCCGGGCAAGGGTTATGAATTTGTCGATGCCATCAAGGGTGGCGTCGTGCCGAGAGAATATATCCCCGCTGTTGACAAGGGGATTCAGGAAGCTACCGAATCCGGTGTTCTTGCCGGCTTCCCGGTTGTCGACGTGAAGGTCACTCTCATTGACGGTTCGTATCACGAGGTCGATTCCTCTGAAATGGCATTCAAGATCGCCGGATCCATGGGCTTCAAAGAAGGGTGTGCCAAGGCATCCCCGGTACTTCTTGAGCCGATCATGTCGGTGGAAGTGGTTGTGCCTGAGGAGTACATGGGTGAGGTCATCGGCGATCTCAACTCACGCCGTGGCCGGATTATGGGGATGGAGAATAGGGCTGGTGCGCAGGTTGTTGCCTCCATGGTCCCGCTTGCACAGATGTTCGGGTACGCTACCGACCTTCGCTCCGCAACGCAGGGCCGCGCAACCTACACCATGACCTTTGATCATTACGAGCAGGTACCCAAATCGGTTGCCGAAGAGATAGTCGCAAAAGTTAAAGGTTAA